The nucleotide window TAACAATTTTAGATAACTCTTAAACAGATAATATGAAACACTTAGGCTTAATATTAATAGCTGCTTTTGCAATCAGCTCCTGCAATATTATTGACAGCGAACGCGTTAAAGGCAATGGCAAGCTTACCACCAAAACCTATGATCTTAAAAACTTTTCTAACCTCGACCTGGGCTCCAGCATGGAGGTCCATATAACCCAGTCTGATACCTACAGTGTAAAAATTGAAACCGATGAAAATCTTTTTAACTACCTCTATGTTAGGGTGAACGATGGCAATACTTTGGAAGTTGATGTAAAGGACAATATTAATTTAGATGCCAGTGGGGAGGTTAAAGTGTACATTTCTGCACCCTCATTGGATAAGATTGACCTTTCAGGGGCGGCACAATT belongs to Niabella yanshanensis and includes:
- a CDS encoding head GIN domain-containing protein — translated: MKHLGLILIAAFAISSCNIIDSERVKGNGKLTTKTYDLKNFSNLDLGSSMEVHITQSDTYSVKIETDENLFNYLYVRVNDGNTLEVDVKDNINLDASGEVKVYISAPSLDKIDLSGAAQLQTEGKFVQEKKIEFDLSGASSGNISVRAPQVDLEASGASTLTVDGECRDVKASASGASTINSFDLKSENADIEASGASTVHVFSSLKLNARSHGASSVKYRGTPQVTQDVSGASSVGKD